Proteins from a single region of Pseudomonadota bacterium:
- a CDS encoding enolase C-terminal domain-like protein, with amino-acid sequence MKIESVAVRTFRTTTNTMSDSDGHAHPGPERQTTNALLEITVDDGTVGRMVAGPSLLREEILDKFVRPVLVGADPMRTEQLYMGMYKWQRGSALNFTDQTLGVVDQALWDLKGKICGQPVWKLLGGYRDKIPAYGSTMCGDDMDGGLATPEDYGRFAEWMVKTRGYQAIKLHTWMPPIPGAPDVKLDYAACAAVREAVGPDIKLMLDPNHWYSRTDTLWLGQRLEELGYFWMEEPMEEASISSYVWLTEKLPRLNILGPETAPGKYWTRAEWVRAGACDMLRTGARSAGGITPSMKVAHLAESFHMSCELHGTGVANLAIAAAIPNTHFYERGLLHPFIDYEQPRDYLNTLEDAMDAEGYVHLSNDPGLGQDLNLDYIEANLA; translated from the coding sequence ATGAAGATTGAAAGCGTCGCGGTCCGCACGTTCCGCACCACGACCAACACCATGTCCGATAGCGACGGACATGCGCACCCCGGGCCGGAGCGGCAGACGACGAACGCGCTGCTGGAGATTACCGTAGATGACGGCACCGTGGGTCGCATGGTTGCCGGGCCCAGCCTGCTGCGCGAAGAAATCCTCGACAAATTTGTCCGTCCTGTCCTGGTTGGCGCGGACCCGATGCGCACCGAACAGCTCTACATGGGCATGTACAAATGGCAGCGCGGTAGCGCGCTGAACTTTACCGACCAGACACTTGGCGTCGTGGATCAGGCGCTTTGGGATTTGAAAGGCAAGATTTGCGGCCAACCGGTCTGGAAGCTGCTGGGCGGCTACCGGGATAAAATCCCGGCCTACGGCTCAACCATGTGCGGCGACGATATGGACGGCGGGCTGGCAACGCCTGAAGACTACGGCCGCTTCGCCGAATGGATGGTCAAGACGCGCGGCTATCAGGCCATCAAGCTGCACACCTGGATGCCGCCGATCCCCGGCGCGCCCGATGTGAAGCTCGACTATGCGGCCTGTGCGGCGGTGCGCGAAGCGGTTGGGCCGGACATCAAGCTGATGCTTGACCCGAACCATTGGTACAGCCGCACGGACACGCTGTGGCTCGGTCAGCGGCTCGAAGAGCTGGGCTATTTCTGGATGGAAGAGCCGATGGAAGAGGCATCGATCTCGTCTTACGTTTGGCTGACTGAGAAACTGCCGCGCCTCAACATTCTCGGGCCGGAGACGGCGCCCGGCAAATACTGGACGCGGGCCGAGTGGGTGCGCGCTGGCGCGTGCGACATGCTACGAACCGGCGCTCGCTCCGCAGGCGGGATCACGCCGTCGATGAAGGTCGCGCACCTCGCCGAGAGCTTCCATATGAGCTGCGAGTTGCACGGCACGGGGGTCGCCAACCTCGCCATCGCCGCGGCCATTCCCAACACACATTTCTACGAGCGCGGCCTGCTGCATCCCTTCATCGATTACGAACAACCACGCGACTATCTCAACACGCTGGAGGATGCGATGGACGCCGAAGGGTACGTGCACCTTTCCAACGATCCCGGTTTGGGGCAGGATTTGAACCTCGACTATATCGAGGCGAACCTGGCCTGA
- a CDS encoding FCD domain-containing protein: MTNVTPLRGLDDATRKAVERKSGGVFVLDPQKRSELLECLELRLAIEAEAAGYAATRATPAQRQRIAECLEDMAAMVDKRRSASAADFAFHMAVADAANNRYFVKFLMALGMRAVPRARPEVHALLTEEGITQERALIDEHERVLGAINSGKPEVAREAMRGHLIKAIKRYSASHDRGTPNPA, from the coding sequence ATGACGAATGTGACGCCCTTACGGGGGTTGGACGATGCCACGCGGAAGGCTGTCGAACGCAAGTCCGGTGGCGTCTTTGTTCTTGATCCGCAAAAGCGGTCCGAACTTCTCGAATGCCTTGAATTGCGCCTCGCCATCGAAGCGGAAGCCGCGGGCTATGCCGCGACCCGGGCGACTCCAGCGCAACGCCAGCGCATCGCCGAGTGCCTTGAAGACATGGCAGCGATGGTCGACAAACGCCGATCAGCAAGTGCGGCGGATTTCGCCTTTCACATGGCTGTCGCGGACGCCGCCAACAATCGCTATTTCGTGAAGTTTCTGATGGCGCTGGGGATGCGCGCCGTCCCGCGCGCCCGACCTGAGGTCCACGCGCTTCTGACCGAGGAAGGCATCACTCAGGAACGCGCGCTGATCGATGAACATGAACGGGTGCTGGGCGCGATCAACTCCGGCAAGCCGGAAGTTGCGCGCGAGGCCATGCGCGGTCACCTCATCAAGGCGATCAAGCGCTACAGCGCCAGCCACGACCGGGGCACACCCAACCCGGCCTAG
- a CDS encoding SMP-30/gluconolactonase/LRE family protein has protein sequence MSGFDVDAAFRVRAKVGEGSIWSARHNALYWVDIPAGKLHRSDPSTGQTQTWAFGRPVGCVAETEDGQIVAALTDGFTLLDPQAGTMTPLGGPKPGEDNHRFNDGTVDPAGRFLAGTMGLDGPTAETAQGRLYAFDGKRAEEVMVGFKTINGLAFSPDGKTAYVSDSNPAIQTIWAYDYDMDDGAWTNKRVFFDCSGIAARPDGGAMDTDGCYWMAGVSGWQLVRITPAGEVDRTVDMPVEKPTRIAFGGPNRDVIYTTSIAVPDDAEQPLSGLVLTVHVPGIQGLDMPLMRFSS, from the coding sequence ATGAGCGGATTTGACGTCGACGCCGCCTTTCGGGTTCGCGCCAAAGTGGGCGAGGGGAGCATCTGGTCGGCGCGGCACAACGCGCTGTACTGGGTCGATATCCCCGCCGGAAAGCTGCATCGCTCCGATCCCTCTACAGGACAGACACAGACATGGGCGTTCGGCCGGCCCGTCGGCTGCGTTGCGGAAACCGAAGACGGCCAGATCGTCGCCGCGCTGACCGATGGCTTCACGCTGCTCGATCCGCAAGCAGGAACCATGACCCCGCTGGGCGGCCCGAAACCTGGAGAAGACAACCACCGCTTCAACGACGGAACCGTCGATCCCGCCGGGCGGTTTCTGGCCGGAACGATGGGGCTCGATGGTCCGACGGCGGAAACGGCGCAAGGCAGGTTATACGCGTTTGATGGCAAACGGGCCGAGGAGGTCATGGTCGGCTTCAAGACCATCAATGGGCTTGCGTTCTCCCCCGATGGCAAGACAGCCTACGTCTCCGACAGCAACCCGGCCATCCAGACGATCTGGGCTTACGATTACGACATGGATGACGGTGCCTGGACGAACAAGCGGGTGTTTTTCGATTGTTCGGGTATCGCTGCTCGCCCTGATGGCGGCGCGATGGACACCGACGGCTGCTACTGGATGGCGGGCGTCTCGGGCTGGCAGCTGGTGCGCATCACGCCGGCGGGCGAGGTCGACAGGACGGTCGATATGCCGGTTGAGAAACCGACGCGGATCGCGTTCGGCGGACCCAATCGGGACGTCATCTATACAACATCGATTGCCGTGCCGGACGATGCCGAGCAGCCTTTATCGGGGCTGGTCCTCACAGTGCACGTTCCCGGTATTCAAGGGCTTGATATGCCGCTGATGCGGTTTTCCAGCTGA
- a CDS encoding mandelate racemase/muconate lactonizing enzyme family protein — MKITDVCTFIVDAHRTNWVIVKIETDAGIYGLGEATVERRERASAEAVKSIGNYLIGQDPFPVEHHARTIIRDSYWRTGVVNRSALSGIEAALWDIKGKALDVPVYELLGGKCRDRIRAYANNWAPVQAIPGADTMETAIAKPLEMGFGAVKWDPFGQAWMHMDRAARATALEQIKRARAAGGDGIELLIEGHGRLDVPTAVTVGNAIAEWDPLLFEEPIPPDSLEALAEVKSRIPVPVAGGERYMDKARFMEVAEKKALDWWQPDVCHVGGLAEMKAIASIADTRFLPVAPHNPMGPVGNAMTLQLAAVIPNFTYLETMMIDVPWRGEVVQETCVLEAGEMIIPDAPGLGIELDEHAAARHEYVFKPPGHFRKREPWPEGSGPWFNVKH, encoded by the coding sequence ATGAAAATCACCGATGTCTGCACCTTCATCGTCGATGCCCACCGCACCAATTGGGTGATCGTCAAGATCGAGACCGATGCCGGCATATACGGCCTTGGCGAAGCGACGGTTGAACGGCGCGAGCGCGCATCGGCCGAAGCGGTTAAAAGCATCGGCAACTATCTGATCGGCCAGGACCCGTTTCCGGTCGAGCACCATGCTCGCACCATCATCCGCGACAGCTACTGGCGCACCGGTGTGGTCAACCGCTCGGCCCTGTCGGGCATTGAAGCGGCGCTTTGGGACATCAAGGGTAAGGCGCTGGATGTGCCGGTCTATGAGCTTCTGGGCGGTAAGTGCCGGGATCGGATCAGGGCGTATGCCAACAACTGGGCACCGGTGCAGGCGATACCGGGTGCCGACACGATGGAAACGGCTATCGCAAAGCCGCTCGAGATGGGTTTCGGCGCGGTCAAGTGGGACCCGTTCGGGCAGGCCTGGATGCACATGGACCGCGCGGCGCGGGCCACAGCCCTTGAGCAGATCAAGCGCGCACGAGCGGCTGGCGGTGACGGTATCGAATTGCTGATTGAAGGGCATGGCCGCCTCGACGTCCCGACCGCCGTGACGGTGGGCAATGCGATAGCGGAATGGGACCCGCTTTTGTTCGAGGAACCTATACCGCCTGACAGCCTCGAAGCCTTGGCCGAGGTGAAGTCGCGCATCCCCGTACCTGTGGCTGGCGGCGAACGGTACATGGATAAGGCCCGCTTCATGGAAGTCGCCGAGAAGAAGGCGCTCGACTGGTGGCAGCCCGATGTCTGCCATGTCGGCGGCTTGGCCGAGATGAAGGCCATCGCATCGATCGCCGACACGCGTTTTCTGCCGGTCGCGCCGCACAACCCGATGGGCCCCGTTGGCAACGCGATGACGCTGCAACTCGCCGCTGTCATTCCCAACTTCACCTATCTCGAAACCATGATGATCGACGTGCCGTGGCGCGGTGAGGTGGTGCAGGAGACCTGCGTTCTGGAAGCTGGTGAGATGATCATCCCCGATGCGCCGGGCCTCGGGATCGAGCTTGATGAGCACGCGGCCGCGCGCCACGAATATGTGTTCAAGCCGCCGGGGCATTTCCGGAAGCGCGAACCATGGCCCGAAGGGTCGGGCCCGTGGTTCAACGTAAAGCACTAG
- a CDS encoding NAD(P)-dependent oxidoreductase, whose product MTQTVLLTGAAGKVGGMLRPMLRQRYANIILSDRHPVDDLAGNESYRPAELGDAQQVMELCAGVDGIIHLGGQPTETDWQTVSTSNVQGMMNMLEASRVQGVKRFVFASSNHAVGMYPRTRKIGTGEKVRPDGRYGLSKAFGEAACALYADKHGLRTLSIRIGNVCEKPANERLLSVMLHPEDLFQLCTIGLEHPDLHSEIVFGASNNIRGFWDNDVAFRLGYRPKHRAEDFAAEALEAQKAIPADPVADRFQGGGFASEEFSGDAERALWN is encoded by the coding sequence ATGACCCAGACCGTTCTGCTCACCGGCGCCGCCGGCAAGGTTGGCGGCATGCTGCGCCCCATGCTGCGTCAGCGCTATGCGAACATCATCTTGTCGGATCGTCATCCGGTGGACGATCTGGCGGGCAATGAAAGCTACCGTCCAGCCGAACTGGGCGACGCTCAACAGGTCATGGAGCTGTGCGCTGGTGTTGACGGCATTATCCATCTTGGCGGGCAGCCGACTGAGACCGATTGGCAGACAGTCAGCACATCGAATGTTCAGGGCATGATGAACATGCTCGAAGCAAGCCGTGTGCAGGGCGTGAAGCGCTTCGTATTTGCCTCCTCCAATCATGCGGTGGGCATGTATCCTCGGACCCGCAAGATCGGCACCGGCGAGAAGGTTCGCCCCGACGGACGCTATGGGCTTTCAAAGGCGTTCGGCGAGGCAGCTTGCGCGCTCTACGCCGACAAGCACGGCTTGCGCACGCTTTCGATCCGTATCGGGAACGTTTGCGAGAAACCGGCCAACGAACGGCTTCTGTCGGTTATGCTCCATCCCGAAGATCTGTTTCAGCTGTGCACCATCGGGCTTGAACACCCAGATCTGCACAGCGAGATCGTATTCGGAGCGTCCAACAACATTCGCGGCTTCTGGGATAATGACGTGGCGTTTCGGCTTGGCTACAGGCCCAAGCATCGCGCCGAGGATTTCGCCGCAGAAGCGCTCGAAGCGCAGAAAGCCATTCCCGCCGACCCGGTAGCCGACCGGTTTCAAGGTGGTGGCTTTGCATCCGAAGAGTTCTCCGGTGACGCTGAGCGGGCGCTCTGGAACTAG
- a CDS encoding FadR/GntR family transcriptional regulator encodes MTDVAKSLSLSAPMRDWSLADQVHERILSLIVDGTFAENTKLPPEQTLSENLGVSRPVLRQALKRLRDDGVLISRQGSGSFVKKRPESALFAFSPVSSFSDIRRVFEFRAAIEGDAAAAAAQRASKQDCASMVAAMIAVERSASDDGFDSTADAALHMAIAEASGNPFFSSALASMKANILACETLRRTFKQHTSSSHPVIAEHRMIVDAIVEGDEAVARQSMREHIDATCKRLFDGPDAF; translated from the coding sequence ATGACTGACGTTGCCAAATCTCTATCGCTATCGGCCCCCATGCGCGACTGGTCCCTCGCCGATCAGGTTCATGAACGCATCTTGTCGCTGATCGTTGACGGGACATTTGCGGAGAACACCAAGCTTCCGCCCGAGCAGACTTTGAGCGAGAACCTGGGCGTCTCCCGTCCGGTCCTGCGGCAGGCGCTGAAGCGTCTGCGCGACGATGGGGTCTTGATCTCCCGGCAAGGGTCCGGCTCGTTCGTCAAGAAGCGGCCAGAATCGGCGCTGTTTGCGTTCTCACCGGTCAGTTCGTTCTCCGATATCCGCCGCGTGTTCGAGTTTCGCGCGGCCATCGAAGGGGACGCGGCGGCCGCAGCCGCCCAGCGCGCCAGCAAACAGGACTGCGCATCGATGGTCGCAGCCATGATCGCCGTCGAACGCAGCGCCAGCGATGATGGCTTTGACAGCACGGCGGACGCCGCGCTGCACATGGCCATTGCCGAAGCATCCGGCAATCCGTTCTTCAGCTCGGCACTTGCCTCAATGAAAGCCAATATCCTCGCCTGCGAGACGCTGCGGCGGACGTTCAAGCAGCACACCTCATCGTCTCATCCAGTGATTGCGGAGCACCGCATGATCGTTGACGCCATCGTGGAAGGCGACGAGGCAGTTGCGCGACAGTCGATGCGTGAGCATATCGATGCAACCTGCAAGCGGCTGTTCGATGGACCGGATGCCTTCTAG
- a CDS encoding mandelate racemase/muconate lactonizing enzyme family protein has product MKITAIETIRHKRWTNFLWVRVQTDEGLVGLGETFRHPEPIETYIHAHLADYLLGQDPSDLNRHAHAMHTSGGLRFLGYPTRSVEIRANSAVDIALWDLKGRATGQSIAQLLGGPVRAKIPIYNTCAGPGYNWTAGLHRARMVDEAGDDSPSDAVPDDLELQNSDPAGLARSLLGDGIAAMKIWPFDVAAEASGGMRISSAQMDDALSKIAAIREAVGNEVDVLVEYHGLWKPAVARQILRETDAFKPFWHEDIIDMTDIGNLVELRQRSTSPFAGSESHGTVPWFRDALAARAIDYAHFDVGWVGGLSQAQKIAHLCDAHEVMIAPHDCTGPVVWAVNLQLALAMPAAVILESVRAYYQGVYRQMATGLPVIETGMARAPESVARSGGHGCALAQRLLDDPDRLVRVSKV; this is encoded by the coding sequence ATGAAAATCACCGCTATCGAGACCATCCGGCATAAACGCTGGACGAATTTTCTTTGGGTGCGGGTTCAGACCGATGAGGGTCTGGTTGGGCTGGGCGAGACCTTCCGCCACCCCGAGCCGATTGAAACCTATATTCACGCGCACCTGGCCGACTACCTGCTCGGGCAAGACCCAAGCGACCTCAATCGCCACGCCCATGCCATGCACACCTCGGGGGGTCTGCGCTTTCTCGGATACCCGACCCGCTCGGTCGAGATTCGTGCCAATTCGGCCGTCGATATCGCACTGTGGGACCTGAAGGGCCGCGCGACAGGGCAATCGATCGCGCAATTGCTCGGCGGGCCGGTGCGCGCAAAGATCCCGATCTACAACACCTGCGCGGGACCAGGCTACAACTGGACGGCCGGGCTGCACCGGGCACGCATGGTGGATGAGGCCGGGGACGACAGCCCCAGCGACGCGGTGCCCGACGATCTTGAGCTCCAGAACTCCGACCCGGCAGGTCTGGCGCGCTCGCTCCTTGGTGACGGCATCGCGGCGATGAAAATCTGGCCGTTCGATGTCGCTGCCGAAGCAAGCGGCGGCATGCGGATCAGCAGCGCGCAGATGGATGATGCTCTGTCAAAGATCGCGGCCATCCGCGAAGCGGTTGGCAACGAGGTGGACGTGCTTGTGGAGTATCACGGCTTGTGGAAACCTGCTGTGGCGCGGCAGATTCTGCGCGAGACCGACGCTTTCAAGCCATTCTGGCACGAAGATATCATCGACATGACCGATATCGGCAACCTTGTCGAACTGCGCCAGCGCAGCACCAGCCCCTTTGCAGGCAGCGAAAGCCACGGAACGGTGCCATGGTTCCGTGATGCGTTGGCCGCGCGGGCAATCGACTATGCCCACTTCGACGTCGGTTGGGTTGGCGGGCTCTCACAGGCGCAAAAGATTGCGCATCTGTGCGACGCGCACGAGGTGATGATCGCACCGCACGACTGCACCGGTCCCGTGGTCTGGGCGGTGAACCTGCAACTGGCGCTGGCTATGCCCGCTGCGGTGATCCTTGAAAGCGTCCGCGCCTACTATCAAGGCGTTTACCGGCAAATGGCGACAGGTCTGCCGGTTATCGAGACCGGTATGGCCCGAGCACCGGAAAGCGTCGCCCGGTCTGGCGGGCACGGGTGCGCTTTGGCGCAGCGCCTACTGGATGATCCCGATAGACTGGTTCGGGTATCAAAGGTCTAA
- a CDS encoding efflux RND transporter periplasmic adaptor subunit: protein MKLFHLCVCVAAAAGLLPVSQAVSQEASDQLRPAALITVQSMEDASERVFFGRVRARETVDLAFQVGGQILELPVDEGQLINEGDLIAELDLEPFELSLLRAEAEEAQAQLDFDRFSSLSDLAVTQATIDEAETALQLSRIETRNAQRDLRLATLRSPFEGIVASRTVPNFTTINAGTSVVRLHDMSDLRVEIEVPEVLFQQAGRDPNVALQVEFAANDRRYDIEFREVVAETTQVGQSFRLTLGMEPPDDLFVLPGASATVYARMRDQLGSLVVPPASLVFDPNGAASVMVFEPTGAESGSVRRQPIEIGSTGSGAVQVLSGLEEGQEIVASGAALLRDGDQVTRFSGFVR from the coding sequence ATGAAACTCTTTCACCTATGCGTATGCGTTGCAGCGGCGGCCGGGCTTCTCCCCGTTTCGCAGGCAGTGTCCCAAGAGGCCTCAGACCAACTTCGCCCGGCGGCGTTGATTACGGTCCAAAGCATGGAGGACGCATCGGAGCGGGTTTTCTTCGGGCGGGTCAGAGCTCGAGAAACAGTTGATCTCGCCTTTCAGGTTGGTGGGCAAATCCTGGAATTGCCTGTTGATGAAGGTCAGCTCATAAACGAGGGCGACTTAATTGCAGAGCTTGATCTCGAACCGTTTGAATTGAGCCTGTTGCGTGCTGAGGCGGAAGAGGCGCAGGCGCAACTCGACTTCGACCGTTTCAGCAGTCTGAGCGATCTGGCGGTGACCCAAGCAACAATCGATGAAGCCGAAACGGCCCTGCAACTGAGCCGTATCGAGACCCGCAATGCCCAGAGGGACCTCAGGCTGGCGACCCTCCGCTCGCCGTTCGAGGGGATCGTGGCGAGCCGAACGGTACCCAACTTCACAACAATCAACGCGGGAACATCCGTTGTTCGCTTGCACGACATGTCCGATCTGCGGGTCGAAATCGAGGTGCCGGAAGTCCTTTTTCAACAAGCAGGTCGCGACCCCAACGTCGCCCTGCAGGTGGAGTTTGCCGCAAACGACAGACGCTATGACATTGAGTTTCGCGAGGTCGTGGCCGAGACGACCCAAGTCGGCCAATCGTTCCGCCTGACCTTGGGAATGGAACCACCTGACGATCTGTTTGTGCTGCCGGGTGCATCGGCAACTGTGTATGCACGCATGCGCGACCAATTGGGATCACTCGTGGTTCCACCCGCTTCGCTGGTCTTTGATCCCAACGGCGCAGCGTCGGTGATGGTGTTCGAACCGACGGGTGCAGAAAGCGGTTCCGTACGCCGCCAACCTATCGAAATAGGCTCGACAGGCTCGGGAGCGGTACAGGTGCTATCGGGTCTAGAAGAGGGCCAGGAGATTGTCGCGTCCGGTGCCGCACTTCTGCGCGACGGTGATCAGGTAACCCGTTTCTCAGGCTTTGTGAGGTAG
- a CDS encoding efflux RND transporter permease subunit — MDIAAGAINRPIYTWLIILICFFGGLWGFDTLGRLEDPAFTIKVAVVATAYPGASAEEVAIEVSEPLESEIQKMGEVDEIETLNQPGVSIINVTMQDIYDGTELPDLWTKLRNRVEAAELPDGAFPPSVNDQFGDVYGLFYAVSAPGYSDADIHRLSSFLRRQMLALDGVKDVTLAGLPEEAIYVEPDLAVTTALGIPPSAIGGALAEADEVVSAGSIVGNSGRQLLQRPTGSDTVTSISALSIGVAGEVLTLSDFATIKRERVSDPSIIIRHNGEEAFTFGVAGIATENIVEIGERVDVRLAELQSQLPLGVSVQPIYQQHLIVDDSVNDFLVNLATSVSIVIVVLALFMGVRAAIVVGMTLMLTVVGSLLFMALGSIEMERISLGALIIAMGMLVDNAIVVAEGMQQAMARGKNSREAARESANKTQIPLLGATVIGIMAFSGIGLSNDSTGEFMFSLFAVICISLLLSWILAITVTPLLGHYLFKVGNEDSADAYSGAIYRGYGGILRLMLKARWAVAVVLIAITAACFALFGQVRQQFFPDSSTPLFFVHYKLPQGASIHKVASDLQIVEQWLQERPGVTDVTSFAGGGAARFMLTYESEDDNASYGHLIVRVASLDTISDEMTALEEFAADTLTAGQFRTERLAFGPGGGASIEARFFGPDPKVLRALAVEARARMEAATENALNIRIDWAEPEPVLRPMYAEARAQESGISRTDITQTLEFATTGSRAGTYREEDRQIPLILRAPPDNQLLLTDFVLYSEATGEFVPMEQVVDGLSFEIQDTLIERQDRENVITVGADIPRGFTATEVQVEVNETIEAMELPPGYRFEWGGELKNSADAQESLGTQLPTAILIMLLITILLFNGLRQTAIIWLLVPMSVNGAALGLVGTGLPFTFTALLGLLSLSGMLIKNGIVLVEEIDLAREADPQKPLADAITEASVSRLRPVLLAAATTILGMIPLLPDAFFSSMAVTIMGGLAFASILTLIAAPVFYMIFFNGSVRRAQQRMAEAGDAELQPAG; from the coding sequence GTGGATATCGCAGCGGGCGCCATCAACCGGCCCATCTACACATGGCTGATCATTCTCATATGCTTCTTTGGCGGCCTTTGGGGCTTCGATACGCTCGGCCGGCTGGAAGACCCGGCCTTCACCATCAAGGTCGCTGTGGTGGCGACCGCCTATCCGGGTGCATCGGCAGAGGAAGTTGCGATTGAAGTCTCCGAGCCACTGGAATCGGAAATCCAGAAAATGGGCGAAGTCGACGAGATCGAAACGCTCAACCAGCCAGGCGTCTCGATCATCAATGTCACGATGCAAGACATTTATGACGGGACTGAACTTCCAGATTTATGGACCAAGCTGAGAAACCGTGTTGAAGCGGCCGAGCTACCTGATGGGGCCTTCCCACCCAGCGTCAACGATCAGTTCGGGGACGTTTACGGACTGTTTTATGCTGTTTCCGCGCCGGGCTATTCCGATGCCGACATCCATCGGCTCTCATCATTTCTCAGGCGCCAGATGCTCGCACTTGATGGCGTGAAAGATGTTACGCTTGCCGGATTGCCCGAGGAGGCGATTTACGTTGAGCCAGACCTTGCGGTGACCACCGCACTGGGAATTCCGCCCTCAGCCATAGGCGGTGCCTTGGCGGAGGCTGACGAAGTGGTTTCCGCGGGCAGTATTGTGGGTAATTCCGGTCGGCAGTTGCTGCAGAGGCCGACCGGAAGCGACACGGTAACGTCCATCTCCGCGCTTTCGATCGGGGTGGCGGGCGAGGTTCTGACGCTCAGTGACTTTGCCACCATCAAACGCGAACGCGTCAGCGACCCAAGTATTATCATCCGGCATAACGGAGAGGAGGCGTTTACGTTCGGGGTGGCTGGCATCGCTACCGAGAACATCGTGGAGATCGGTGAACGGGTCGACGTGCGACTGGCAGAGCTTCAATCTCAACTCCCGCTTGGCGTGAGTGTCCAGCCGATCTACCAGCAACACCTCATCGTCGATGACAGCGTCAACGATTTCCTGGTTAACCTCGCCACTTCGGTGAGCATCGTCATCGTCGTTCTGGCGCTGTTCATGGGGGTCCGGGCCGCGATCGTCGTTGGCATGACCTTGATGCTGACCGTGGTTGGCTCGCTGCTGTTCATGGCGCTGGGCTCAATCGAAATGGAGCGGATTTCGCTTGGGGCGCTTATCATCGCCATGGGCATGCTGGTCGACAACGCCATTGTCGTTGCCGAAGGCATGCAGCAGGCCATGGCGCGGGGCAAGAACTCCCGTGAGGCAGCGCGCGAGTCCGCCAACAAGACGCAAATCCCGCTGCTTGGAGCCACCGTCATCGGCATCATGGCGTTCTCAGGTATCGGGTTGAGCAACGATTCAACGGGCGAGTTCATGTTCTCCCTGTTTGCCGTGATCTGCATTTCACTGCTGCTTTCGTGGATCCTCGCAATCACCGTCACACCCCTGCTCGGCCATTACCTGTTCAAGGTGGGCAATGAGGACAGCGCTGATGCCTATAGCGGCGCCATCTATCGCGGTTATGGAGGCATACTGCGCTTGATGCTGAAGGCTCGGTGGGCGGTGGCTGTTGTTTTGATCGCGATCACGGCGGCCTGCTTCGCCCTGTTCGGCCAGGTGAGGCAGCAGTTCTTCCCCGACAGCAGCACACCGCTGTTCTTCGTCCACTACAAGCTGCCGCAGGGCGCGTCGATCCATAAGGTGGCGAGCGATCTGCAGATCGTCGAACAGTGGCTTCAGGAACGCCCCGGCGTGACGGACGTGACAAGCTTCGCCGGGGGTGGCGCCGCCCGCTTCATGCTGACCTATGAGTCAGAGGACGATAACGCCAGCTATGGGCATCTGATCGTTCGCGTCGCGTCTCTTGATACCATCTCGGACGAAATGACCGCGCTTGAGGAGTTTGCCGCCGATACCCTGACCGCCGGACAGTTTCGCACCGAGCGCCTGGCGTTTGGTCCCGGAGGCGGGGCGTCCATCGAAGCGCGGTTCTTCGGGCCCGACCCCAAAGTGCTGCGCGCGTTGGCGGTTGAAGCGCGTGCGCGGATGGAGGCGGCGACCGAGAACGCGCTCAATATCCGCATCGACTGGGCCGAGCCCGAGCCTGTACTGCGGCCGATGTACGCCGAAGCGCGCGCGCAGGAATCCGGCATCTCCCGCACCGACATCACGCAGACCTTGGAGTTCGCGACAACCGGGAGCAGAGCTGGCACCTATCGGGAAGAGGATCGACAGATCCCGCTTATCCTGCGGGCACCGCCGGACAACCAGCTGCTCTTGACCGATTTCGTTCTGTACTCTGAGGCGACCGGCGAATTCGTTCCGATGGAGCAGGTCGTCGACGGGCTCAGCTTTGAGATCCAAGACACCCTCATTGAGCGGCAAGACAGGGAAAACGTCATCACCGTTGGCGCCGATATTCCGCGAGGATTCACGGCCACCGAAGTGCAGGTGGAGGTCAACGAAACGATCGAAGCCATGGAGCTTCCGCCCGGCTACCGCTTTGAATGGGGCGGAGAGTTGAAGAACTCAGCAGATGCGCAAGAGTCTTTGGGCACGCAGCTACCGACAGCGATCTTGATCATGCTGTTGATCACAATCCTTCTGTTCAACGGCTTGCGCCAAACCGCCATCATCTGGCTGCTTGTGCCCATGTCGGTAAATGGTGCGGCGCTCGGCCTGGTGGGAACCGGGCTGCCCTTCACGTTCACCGCACTTCTCGGGCTGTTGTCGCTGTCGGGCATGCTCATCAAGAACGGCATCGTTCTGGTGGAGGAGATCGACCTCGCCCGGGAGGCTGATCCGCAGAAACCTCTCGCCGATGCCATCACCGAAGCATCGGTTTCGCGCTTGCGACCCGTCCTTCTGGCAGCGGCGACCACCATCCTGGGCATGATCCCGCTTCTGCCGGATGCGTTTTTCTCCTCCATGGCGGTGACCATCATGGGAGGTCTTGCCTTTGCGTCCATTCTGACGCTGATCGCCGCCCCGGTGTTCTACATGATCTTCTTCAACGGTTCCGTGCGGCGGGCGCAGCAGCGCATGGCGGAGGCTGGCGACGCTGAGTTGCAACCAGCGGGCTGA